The Hypanus sabinus isolate sHypSab1 chromosome 31, sHypSab1.hap1, whole genome shotgun sequence genome window below encodes:
- the LOC132384043 gene encoding ras and Rab interactor 2-like, which yields MCPGDSPPTPRAGGPCGADEFLPALSYVVAQCDLPELALELEYMMELLDQPELMGEGGYYLISFYTSMFELQNYHLNQPVVGMSHEIRHSLKQWHKRRKTCKPLPSISDFQNLLRVAYEDPSHGCTAKTLVVQPTDTVADLCRLCAEKFNVSEPATHGLYLVEDDSCRPLPSDSHPQLIKAELRIQEGPGHQYCFVYGRLQQSSPAQAHRQLRRDNAFDLEDVPPL from the exons ATGTGTCCTGgtgactctccccccaccccccgagcagGTGGACCGTGCGGGGCGGATGAGTTTCTGCCGGCGCTCTCCTACGTGGTGGCGCAGTGCGACCTGCCGGAACTGGCCCTGGAGCTGGAGTACATGATGGAGCTTCTCGACCAGCCCGAGCTGATGGGAGAAG GTGGATACTATCTCATCAGCTTCTACACCAGTATGTTCGAGCTGCAGAATTATCACCTCAATCAGCCCGTGGTGGGGATGAGCCACGAGATTAGGCACTCTCTGAAACAGTGGCACAAGCGAAGGAAAACGTGTAAACCCTTGCCTTCCATCAGTGACTTCCAG AACCTCCTCCGGGTGGCCTACGAGGACCCCAGCCACGGCTGCACAGCCAAGACGCTGGTGGTGCAGCCTACGGACACGGTGGCTGACCTTTGCCGGCTCTGCGCCGAGAAGTTCAACGTGTCCGAGCCCGCGACTCACGGCCTGTACCTGGTGGAGGACGACAGCTGCCGACCCCTGCCCTCCGACTCACACCCCCAGCTCATCAAGGCCGAGTTGAGGATCCAGGAGGGCCCCGGCCACCAATACTGCTTCGTCTATGGCCGCCTCCAGCAGAGCTCGCCTGCCCAGGCACACCGCCAGCTCCGACGGGACAACGCCTTTGACCTGGAGGATGTCCCACCGCTCTGA